The Brassica napus cultivar Da-Ae chromosome C7, Da-Ae, whole genome shotgun sequence genome has a segment encoding these proteins:
- the LOC125574821 gene encoding probable xyloglucan endotransglucosylase/hydrolase protein 10, whose translation MTFVKRSKSFVLLIYLISSLLLRVSEASVVSSGDFSKDFLVTWSPTHVNTSSDGRSRTLKLDQESGASFSSIQTFLFGKIDMKIKLIPGPSQGTVVAYYMSSDQTNRDEIDFEFLGNVNGQPYILQTNIYADGVDNREERIHLWFDPTKDFHTYSILWNVHQIVFMVDQIPIRLYRNHSEKGVAYPRLQPMSIKVSLWNGESWATSGGHEKVDWSKAPFVASFGDYKIDACIWKGNPTLCNEESNENWWNKNEFSSLTRVQKRWFKWVSKYHLIYDYCQDYARFHNKRPKECSLPKY comes from the exons atgacGTTCGTAAAGCGGTCAAAATCATTTGTACTTCTAATTTATTTAATCTCAAGTTTGCTATTACGGGTCTCAGAAGCGTCCGTTGTTTCATCCGGAGATTTTAGTAAGGACTTCCTCGTGACATGGTCTCCAACCCACGTTAACACCTCCAGCGATGGTCGATCAAGAACTCTTAAGCTTGATCAAGAATCTG GAGCTTCCTTTTCTTCCATCCAGACGTTCTTGTTCGGAAAAATAGATATGAAGATCAAACTAATTCCTGGACCTTCTCAAGGAACCGTGGTTGCTTATTAT ATGTCCTCGGACCAGACAAACCGGGATGAGATAGACTTTGAATTCTTGGGAAACGTGAACGGGCAGCCTTATATTCTTCAGACGAATATCTATGCCGATGGAGTTGACAATCGTGAAGAAAGGATCCATCTCTGGTTTGACCCAACCAAGGACTTTCACACCTATTCCATCTTGTGGAACGTTCACCAAATTGT GTTTATGGTGGATCAAATTCCGATAAGACTGTACAGAAACCATTCAGAGAAAGGAGTAGCCTATCCAAGGTTGCAACCTATGAGTATAAAAGTGAGTCTATGGAACGGTGAGAGCTGGGCTACAAGTGGTGGGCATGAGAAAGTTGATTGGTCGAAGGCTCCATTTGTGGCATCCTttggggattacaagatagatgCTTGTATTTGGAAAGGCAACCCAACATTGTGTAACGAAGAGAGCAATGAAAATTGGTGGAACAAAAATGAATTCAGTTCTTTGACAAGAGTGCAAAAGAGATGGTTTAAATGGGTAAGTAAGTACCATTTGATTTATGATTATTGCCAAGATTATGCAAGGTTCCATAACAAGCGCCCCAAGGAATGTTCTCTTCCTAAATATTAA